The Vibrio agarivorans genome contains the following window.
CGAAGAGTGTCACCTTTCTGGTGGGTTGGTGACCATCTTGGACAAAGAAAAGAACATTATGATCATTGAGTCGGTTCACGCACCTGACTACACATCAAACACCAGCCTAAAAACCATCACCTACAAACAAGGTGAAGGCCTGGTTGGATCAGTAATGGAAAATGGTGGCTCTATCGTGTTACCCAACCTCGGCAACGATCCTCGTTTCGCTGATAAGTTAGCGATTTACGACTACGCCAAGCCGTTTATCTGTGTCCCTTTAAAAAGCGTCAATAGAGATGTGATCGGCGTGTTATGTGCCCAACCAAACACTGATAATGAGCTCGACCTAAGTGCTCTACACAAGTTACTTGAAATGATTGCTAACCTACTGACGGTCAACATTCAATTGGCGCACAATGTAGCGGTAAAACAACAACGTTTGGAAAAAGAGCGCGATGGACTGAAGAGAAAAGTTCGTAAAGATTACGGCATGTCTTCGCTTGTTGGTCGAACAAAAGTGATGAGAGAGATCTTTGACCAAGTTCGGCTTGTCTCCCGTTGGGATTCCACCATTCTTATCCGTGGTGAGTCAGGTACAGGTAAAGAGGTGATCGCCAATGCGATTCATTACAACTCACCGAGAGCTAATCAACCATTTGTGAAGCTTAACTGCGCCGCACTGCCGGATAACCTTTTAGAGTCTGAACTATTTGGCCATGAAAAAGGCGCATTCACTGGCGCTGTTAAGCAGCGAAAAGGACGCTTTGAACTGGCAGATGGTGGCACCATCTTTCTCGATGAAATAGGTGAAACAAGCCCCTCTTTTCAAGCCAAACTCCTGCGCGTCTTGCAAGAAAAAACCTTTGACCGAGTCGGTGGTACAGAACCCATTTCTGTCGATGTGCGAGTCATCGCAGCAACCAATAGACACCTAGAGCAAGAGGTGATTGACGGTAATTTCCGCGAAGATATCTACTATCGATTAAACGTTATGCCTATTTTCCTGCCCCCTTTGCGTGATCGAATTGATGATATCCCTGCTCTCACCGAGTTTATCTTGGATAAGCTCTCTGGCATTCAAAAACGAGAGTTAGCCGTGAACGAACAAGCCATGTCAATGTTAATGAGCTATCACTGGCCGGGCAATGTCCGCGAGCTAGAGAATACGATTGAACGCGCTGCAGTGTTGAGTGCGACTGGAGATATAGATGGTTCTCTAATTCGATTGAACAACTCCCAATCACTATTAACCGCCGCCTTTATGCCGAGCCAATCAAGTTCAGTGAACAACCCGGCACCATTTTCACCCTGTCACACCGACCGCAATAACGGTTATGGCGGTATCAATCTAGAAATGGATGAAAATGAACGAAAACGGGTCATCAATGCACTCGAACAATCTGGATGGGTCAAAGCGAAAGCAGCGAGATTGCTCAATATGACCCCGAGACAGATTGCTTATCGCATACAAACGATGAACATTGAAATGAAGCAGATATAACAACTACGTCGACTTTGCGACAATTGCTGTGGCGCCTGTAATCTTTCGACCATTTAATTAATATAAAACAATAGCTTAAATTAAATGAGCATAAATAAGTCAAGGCATAGTGTTTGCAAATGTGTTCTTATAAAGGAATGAACAAGGATACAAAATGGAGTCATTAACTCACTCGGTGCCGTCTAATGTGACGCACTTTATTGGGCAATCAACTCAAGAGCGTATTGCGCAGCATCCATGCTATTCAAAAAATGCGAGCCAATACGCTCGTATCCACCTGCCGGTTGCCCCAGCTTGCAACATTCAATGTAATTACTGCAATCGCAAATTCGATTGCAGTAATGAATCTCGACCGGGTGTAGTCAGCCACCTTTTGCAGCCGATGGACGCACTTACTCGTTTTCACATTATCAAGCAACGAATGGACAATCTCACTGTCGTTGGTATTGCAGGGCCCGGCGATGCTCTAGCCAATCCAAAGCAGACCTTCCAGACACTTAAATTGATTAAAGAAGCTGACCCTAAAGTACAACTCTGTATTTCAACTAACGGCTTAGCACTGCCAAGCTACGTGGAAGAACTCGCTGCAGTCGGTGTCAATCATCTCACCATCACGATTAATACTGTTGACCCCAAAATTGCAGCAAAAATTTACCCTTGGATCTTCTGGGAGCATAAACGAATTAAAGGATTAGAAGCTGGAAAGATTTTGATTGAACAGCAACTCAAAGGGTTAAAACTGGCAAGTGCAGCCAATATGCTAGTGAAGGTCAATACTGTGCTGATACCCGGCGTCAATGATCATCACATCCAAACGCTATCGCAGACATTGAAGGAGTACGGTGGGTTTATTCATAACATCATGCCGCTTATTGCCCAGCCAGAGCATGGCACCTTTTATGGCCTGAACCACTATCGAGAGCCAAGTGAGGATGAGTTGGCTCTAGCAAGAGAATCTTCAGTCCTGCATATGCCGCAGATGACTCATTGCCAGCAGTGCAGAGCAGACGCAGTTGGCACTATCGACTCGCCTTGCTCATCGAAAACTGAGCGAGCAAATTATCGTGTCGCTGTTGCCAATACCGGCAGTGAAGTGATTGATACGCACTTTGGCCATGCGACGCAACTTTCGATTTATGACTTAACGCCGAATGAAATTCGTTTTGTTGAGACACGCAGCATAGACAAATACTGCCAAGGTGCAAGCCATTGTGACCAGATCTCCCCGATCGAAGCGATCCACGATTGCAAAGAGTTACTGTGTACCAGGATCGGCCACACACCATGGCAGCAACTCGAGCAAGCAGGCATTCGTCCTAACGTTGATTTTGCTTTTATGTCTAGTGAGCAAGCGCTCAAAGTACTTGCACAGAATATTGAGTATACAGAGCAACATGCAGTCAAAGTCGAAAAAGGATAAGCCAGTATGTCAGTAGAGATTAATCAAAAATGTGTCGGTTGCTTTGCCTGTTATAACGTCTGCCCAAATCGCGCCATTGCATATGATCAAGAGCAGCATCCTAATTTTCGAGTTCACACGACACGCTGCAATCAATGTAATGGGCAATTCGATAAGCCTCAGTGTGGGGAGATCTGTCCCGTCGAACAAGCCATCAGCCTCAACGGCTCTCCAATAAACGCAACAGGCAGTTTGACGCCTCACATTGATATCAAAGAGGCTCATCATGCACATTGCTAGAGAAAAAGCGATATGGCAGACACTGTTCAACGGTCATGAACAAGGTCATTCATCACTTCCGTATTTGGGCCTTGATTTTAGCCAGTTCGAAAAGCTGGCTTTAGATATCGGTTATCCTGCTGC
Protein-coding sequences here:
- the nifA gene encoding nif-specific transcriptional activator NifA; this encodes MHKIPIITTDLLLSALYRVSTLLNQSLDYRQTLASVMKVLHEECHLSGGLVTILDKEKNIMIIESVHAPDYTSNTSLKTITYKQGEGLVGSVMENGGSIVLPNLGNDPRFADKLAIYDYAKPFICVPLKSVNRDVIGVLCAQPNTDNELDLSALHKLLEMIANLLTVNIQLAHNVAVKQQRLEKERDGLKRKVRKDYGMSSLVGRTKVMREIFDQVRLVSRWDSTILIRGESGTGKEVIANAIHYNSPRANQPFVKLNCAALPDNLLESELFGHEKGAFTGAVKQRKGRFELADGGTIFLDEIGETSPSFQAKLLRVLQEKTFDRVGGTEPISVDVRVIAATNRHLEQEVIDGNFREDIYYRLNVMPIFLPPLRDRIDDIPALTEFILDKLSGIQKRELAVNEQAMSMLMSYHWPGNVRELENTIERAAVLSATGDIDGSLIRLNNSQSLLTAAFMPSQSSSVNNPAPFSPCHTDRNNGYGGINLEMDENERKRVINALEQSGWVKAKAARLLNMTPRQIAYRIQTMNIEMKQI
- the nifB gene encoding nitrogenase cofactor biosynthesis protein NifB, with amino-acid sequence MESLTHSVPSNVTHFIGQSTQERIAQHPCYSKNASQYARIHLPVAPACNIQCNYCNRKFDCSNESRPGVVSHLLQPMDALTRFHIIKQRMDNLTVVGIAGPGDALANPKQTFQTLKLIKEADPKVQLCISTNGLALPSYVEELAAVGVNHLTITINTVDPKIAAKIYPWIFWEHKRIKGLEAGKILIEQQLKGLKLASAANMLVKVNTVLIPGVNDHHIQTLSQTLKEYGGFIHNIMPLIAQPEHGTFYGLNHYREPSEDELALARESSVLHMPQMTHCQQCRADAVGTIDSPCSSKTERANYRVAVANTGSEVIDTHFGHATQLSIYDLTPNEIRFVETRSIDKYCQGASHCDQISPIEAIHDCKELLCTRIGHTPWQQLEQAGIRPNVDFAFMSSEQALKVLAQNIEYTEQHAVKVEKG
- a CDS encoding 4Fe-4S dicluster domain-containing protein, with the translated sequence MSVEINQKCVGCFACYNVCPNRAIAYDQEQHPNFRVHTTRCNQCNGQFDKPQCGEICPVEQAISLNGSPINATGSLTPHIDIKEAHHAHC